In Hyphomicrobiales bacterium, the sequence GGCCTGATGCTTTCCGGTTCGATCGTCATCGAGAGCGTCTTCGCCATCAACGGGCTCGGGCGTCTCGCCTGGGAATCGCTGCTGCGCAGCGACCTGCCGGTGGTGCAGGCGATCATCCTGATCCTCTCGCTGATCTACGTCACGCTGACGACCGTGGCTGACCTGATCAATGCCTGGCTCGATCCCCGCCTAAGGAGCGCCTGATGTCGATCGCCGACAGCCCTGCCATCCGCCGGCGCAAGCTCTTCAAGGGCCTGAGCGCCAGCAGCGCCATCCGCATCGGCGGTGGCCTGCTCGCCATCATCGTCTTAGTCGCGATCTTCGCGCCCTGGCTGTCGAGCCATGACCCGATCGCGCAGGATCTCGGGAAGCGCATGGTGCCGCCCTTCTGGTATCCGGGCGCGGATCCGGCCCACCTCCTCGGCACCGACCATCTCGGCCGCGACTACCTTGCCCGGTTGCTCCACGGCGCCCGTGTCTCGCTGCTTATCGGGCTCGGCGTCACGCTTTGCGCCGGGTTGATCGGCACGATGCTCGGCCTCACAGCCGGCTATTTCGGCGGCCGCGTCGACATGTTCGTCAGTTTCATCGTGACGACGCGGCTCTCGCTGCCGATCGTCTTGGTCGCGCTCGCGGCGGTGGCGCTGGGCGGCGCCTCGCTGAAGACGCTCGCGATCGTGCTCAGCCTCCTGCTCTGGGACCGTTTCGCCGTGGTCGTGCGCGCCGCGGCGCAGAGCCTGCGCAACCGCGAATTCGTGCAGGCGACCCAGTCCTTCGGCGCCTCGCATCTCTACATCATGCTGCACGGCATCCTGCCGAACCTGCGCAACACGCTGATCGTGGTCGCGACGCTGGAGATCGCCAACGTCATCCTGCTCGAGGCGGCCCTGTCCTTCCTTGGCCTCGGCGCCCAGCCACCGACGCCCTCCTGGGGCCTGATGATCGCGGAAGGACGCGAGCACATCCTCTTCGATCCCTGGCTGATCGCGTTGCCCGGCGCCGGGCTCTGCCTG encodes:
- the dppC gene encoding Di/tripeptide transport system permease protein DppC, giving the protein MSIADSPAIRRRKLFKGLSASSAIRIGGGLLAIIVLVAIFAPWLSSHDPIAQDLGKRMVPPFWYPGADPAHLLGTDHLGRDYLARLLHGARVSLLIGLGVTLCAGLIGTMLGLTAGYFGGRVDMFVSFIVTTRLSLPIVLVALAAVALGGASLKTLAIVLSLLLWDRFAVVVRAAAQSLRNREFVQATQSFGASHLYIMLHGILPNLRNTLIVVATLEIANVILLEAALSFLGLGAQPPTPSWGLMIAEGREHILFDPWLIALPGAGLCLLILAVNLLGDGVRDALDERR